The sequence CAGGTTCTATGTTGCCATAGGGGGCTGTAGTTGCTATAGCTTCGTGAGGAGTTGTAGGTGAGCACTGTCCGCCAGTCATGCCATAGATATTGTTGTTGATCAGAATCACACTAAGATCAATATTTCTACGGGCAGCATGAATTAGATGATTACCCCCTATTGCCGTACAATCACCATCGCCCGTAACTACTATCACTTTCATATAAGGTTTATGCATCTTAATGCCTGTGGCAAAAGCGATGGAACGACCATGTAGTGTGTGTAGCGTGTTGAGATCAATATAAACTGGCATGCGAGATGAACAACCAATTCCCGAAACCATAACCACTTCGTCCTGATTGAGATTCATAGAGGCTATGGCTCTTATGATGGCACCCAAAACAATACCATTACTACATCCAGCACACCATACATGCGGGAATTTCTTGTCGTGACGCAGATATTGATGCACTACTTTTAGCGGAATATTAGCCATCTTAGCTTACCTCCTTGATCTTGCGTAGAATATCGTTAGGCGTAATTAGCTGTCCGTTCACGCGTTGAATGGTAAGCACATCGCTATCGCTCTTATCTTTGGTAAGGCGGCGGATTTCGTGGATGAGCTGTCCTTGATTGAGTTCCGGTACAATTACCGTTTCTACATCTCGCAGCATTTTACGCACCGCATCATCTGGAAATGGCCAAATGGTAAGCGGACGTAAAAGCCCTACTTTGATGCCTTCGTGGCGTGCCATTGCAATAGCGGCTTTGGCAGCGCGGGCGGTAATACCGGCAGCAAAAATGGCTATTCTGGCATCGTCCATTTCGTGGCTTTCAATCTGTACTAAATCTCTGATATTGTAAGATATTTTTTTGCGCAGACGTTCCATCATCTCACCTGCTTCGGTAGATTTATTGGTAGGAAATCCATGCGCATCGTGGGTAAGCCCGGTTACATGAAATCTATATCCATCGCCGTAACTTGCCAAAGGAGAAAGATATTTCTGGTTTTCATCGTAGTGTTTATACCAGTGTGGCGGTACGGTTGGTTTGATTCTGTTTATCACTCTTGCGTTTGCAATATCTGGCAAGCGTACGGATTCACGCATGTGTCCCAATACTTCATCTAAGAGCAAGATAACGCAAGTACGGTATTTTTCAGAAAGATTCACTGAGCGTATCGTAAGCTCATAGCTCTCTTTCACGCTATCGGGATATAACACAATCGCTGGGGAATCGCCATGACTGCCCCACCGAGACTGCATAATATCGCCCTGAGCGGGGCTTGTTGGCATTCCGGTTGAAGGACCCATGCGTTGCACATTAACCACTACACAGGGGGTTTCGGTAATTTTTGCGAAACCTATTCCTTCTTGCATAAGCGAGAAACCCGGACCGCTAGTGGCAGTTAAAGATTTCGCCCCAGCCAGAGAAGCTCCTGTAATGGCACAAATGGAGGCAATTTCGTCTTCCATTTGGATAAATGTACCACCGCGCTTGGGTAATTCTGCGGCCAGTATTTCGGCAATTTCGGTTGAAGGAGTAATAGGATATCCGGCAAAAAAGTTAACTCCGGCATCCAGAGCTCCGTAAGCAACCGCTTCATTTCCTTGCATGATAACAGTTTTACGCTCGCGGTCTGTTTGCAGTTCATTAAGTTTTGAGTCCTGCTTTACAGCTGTACTTTTAGTTTTGCCCTTACTAGTTTTTGTTCTTGTGGATTTTAAGGTTTTGCTTTTTTCTTTTTTTAACATTACTTCTCCTTCGCTCCGGTGATGGCAAAATCTGGGCAGAGCCGATCACAGGTTTCGCAATGGATACATTTTTCCGGAGCTTGCACATAAGGCGAGCCATCGCTCTTTAAGCCCAAGCAGCCGGTGGGGCAAAAAGCTACGCATATTCCGCACCTCTTACACCAATTATAATAGATCAATACAGGGGAGTCTTTCTCACCGGGTGCTTTGACTTCGGTGAGTTCCACCTCCATCTTCTCCGGAGTGTCTTCCTCTTTGATGATCATGCCCATACGGTCTTTAATGACTTTATTGGACATCATTCCTCCAGTTATTTATGTATATTTTGTACTATTTACTGAGTTTATGTTTAAAGAAGTCACCCAAACGTTTTGCGCCTTCTTCATTCTTTTCCAGGGTCTCGTACGAGAAGTTCAAACGCATGGTATTGGTGCCACCACCGTCGCAGAAGAATGAGGTTCCCGCCACATACGCCACCTTTGCTTCCTTGATGCAATCTAATAACAGCGCATTGGTATCCAAGTGCTCAGGGGCAAATGCCATCATAAAGAGACCGCCTTCAGGCTTGGTCCATGTAATTTCTTCTGGCATATACTTTTCAAGGGCTTGCAAGAAGCCTTTTTGCTTTACCGAATACATCTTACGAATCTCTTCAATCTTAGGGTCTAGTAAGCCTTTTTCGATGTAGCGAGCAGCAATTCTTTGCGTAAATGGAGGGGTACAGAGATCTGTAGCTTGTTTGCCTACCACAATTTTATCCAATACTTCGGGATGTCCTACCACCCAACCGATACGAAAGCCAGGGCAGAAGATTTTGGAAAAAGTGCCCAACATTACTACATGACCGGTTCCATCAAGTTCATACATAGTTTTTTGAGTGGTACCTTCGTAGCGCAGTTCTCGATAAGGGCTGTCTTCGATGATAATCACATCATACTTATGTGCCAAAGCGATGATCTCTTTTCTGCGTTGTTCGGTCATCGTTACTCCGGCTGGATTTTGGAAATCCGGGATCAGATAGATGAATTTTGGCTTTTTACCCATATCTTTCAACTTCTTGAGTTCAGTTTCTAAGATTACGGGATCTTCACCCTGATCATCCATAGGAATACCTATCATTTTGGCACCATAAGAGTTGAATGCAGAAAGCCCCCCCAAATATGATGGTAAACCTACGATCACATAATCTCCGCGATCGATAAACATCTTACCAATGAGGTCCAAAGCCTGTTGTGATGCAGTGGTAATAATTAAATTTTCCACGCTTACATCCACGCCTTGGGCTTTGTATCGATCTGCAAGAAGGGTGCGCAACAAAATATCGCCTTCGGTGGGTCCATACTGCAATGCGCTGGCAGCTTCCGTATCCATTACTTCATTCATTATTTGTTTTAGTTCTACGGTTGGGAAAGTGAGTGGACTGGGAAAACCACCGCTGAAAGAAATCAATCCGGGAGTACCGAGGTATTTAAGTAACTCACGAATTGCTGAACGCTTCATCCCCTTGATATTGGTGGATAGTGCTTCATGCAAGTTGGTGATCATTTTGATCCTCCATTTATCTTTATTTTTCTTCGTAAACCAAGACTTTTTTGTTGTTTTTTCGCCAAGTTTTGTAAGCTTCTTTAATTTCAAGCTCCCACACTATGCGTTTGTCTATATCTTCAAAGGTTATAATATCGATATAAAATGTCCGCTTGTTCTTACCCACAAAGCTTTTTTTGGGAAATTCCACTACAATCTCACCCTCAATATTTAGGATCGTAACTTCATTCAAAAAAACGCCTTCTGCGATCTCAAGAATCGCTCTTGCTTCTACACTGCCCGCCTGCACATCACGAAAGTGAATATTCATATATTCTCCATTAAATACTTCAAATCCCCTATAAAACTTATGCTTTAAAGGTCAAGTATTTTTTCTTAGAAACTAGTTTAAACGACAAAATTCACATATATATCGGAAGCAATTTCTCAGCGGGAACATATAAAAAAGGAAGAGTAGCTTTTGCCGCTCTTCTCTTACTTATTCATCTCGTAAACTCTTATCGAGCAACAAATTTTCTCTTTAACAGATTGGCATTGCTAACTACCGTAATGGAACTTAATGCCATCGCTATTTCGGCTATTACCGGGTGCAAAACTCCAAAAGCTGCCAATGGAATGGCAATCAGATTATAGAAAAAAGCCCAAAAAAGATTTTGACGAATCTTGGAAAAAGTACTTATCGAAAGCTTTAGCGTAAGTGGAATCAATCTTAGATCTCCGCGTAATATTGTGATGTCTGCTGCTTCAATTGCAATATCCGTCCCCATTCCCATGGCAATGCCAATATCCGCTTGTTTCAATGCCGGAGCGTCGTTTATGCCATCTCCAATCATTGCCACCACTCTCCCTTCTGCCTGCAGTTGTTTCACTTTACCTGCCTTGTCTGCTGGCAACACGTTTGCCATAACTTCGGTGATGCCGCACTTTTGTGCTATCGCCTTGGCGGTCTTATCGTTATCGCCACTCATCATAATAGGGTTGATGCCTTTGGCACGCAAACTTTTTACCATCTCTTGTGCTTCGTCGCGAATGGTATCTGCCACATAGAACAATGCCAATACCGAGCTTTCGTCTGCCAAATATATCTTCCCCGCATAAGATAAATCTGGCTCTGGATGGATCTGGCTCTCGATGCCCA comes from Candidatus Cloacimonadota bacterium and encodes:
- a CDS encoding HAD-IC family P-type ATPase, translating into MGSDSDNMSLVYSLENSSEHPLAEAFKTAAKAGKHQLLPVKNFAASVGKGISGYIGAKKYYAGSERWLKSLGIESQIHPEPDLSYAGKIYLADESSVLALFYVADTIRDEAQEMVKSLRAKGINPIMMSGDNDKTAKAIAQKCGITEVMANVLPADKAGKVKQLQAEGRVVAMIGDGINDAPALKQADIGIAMGMGTDIAIEAADITILRGDLRLIPLTLKLSISTFSKIRQNLFWAFFYNLIAIPLAAFGVLHPVIAEIAMALSSITVVSNANLLKRKFVAR
- a CDS encoding 2-oxoacid:acceptor oxidoreductase subunit alpha, whose amino-acid sequence is MLKKEKSKTLKSTRTKTSKGKTKSTAVKQDSKLNELQTDRERKTVIMQGNEAVAYGALDAGVNFFAGYPITPSTEIAEILAAELPKRGGTFIQMEDEIASICAITGASLAGAKSLTATSGPGFSLMQEGIGFAKITETPCVVVNVQRMGPSTGMPTSPAQGDIMQSRWGSHGDSPAIVLYPDSVKESYELTIRSVNLSEKYRTCVILLLDEVLGHMRESVRLPDIANARVINRIKPTVPPHWYKHYDENQKYLSPLASYGDGYRFHVTGLTHDAHGFPTNKSTEAGEMMERLRKKISYNIRDLVQIESHEMDDARIAIFAAGITARAAKAAIAMARHEGIKVGLLRPLTIWPFPDDAVRKMLRDVETVIVPELNQGQLIHEIRRLTKDKSDSDVLTIQRVNGQLITPNDILRKIKEVS
- a CDS encoding PLP-dependent aminotransferase family protein, translated to MITNLHEALSTNIKGMKRSAIRELLKYLGTPGLISFSGGFPSPLTFPTVELKQIMNEVMDTEAASALQYGPTEGDILLRTLLADRYKAQGVDVSVENLIITTASQQALDLIGKMFIDRGDYVIVGLPSYLGGLSAFNSYGAKMIGIPMDDQGEDPVILETELKKLKDMGKKPKFIYLIPDFQNPAGVTMTEQRRKEIIALAHKYDVIIIEDSPYRELRYEGTTQKTMYELDGTGHVVMLGTFSKIFCPGFRIGWVVGHPEVLDKIVVGKQATDLCTPPFTQRIAARYIEKGLLDPKIEEIRKMYSVKQKGFLQALEKYMPEEITWTKPEGGLFMMAFAPEHLDTNALLLDCIKEAKVAYVAGTSFFCDGGGTNTMRLNFSYETLEKNEEGAKRLGDFFKHKLSK
- a CDS encoding 4Fe-4S binding protein, with protein sequence MMSNKVIKDRMGMIIKEEDTPEKMEVELTEVKAPGEKDSPVLIYYNWCKRCGICVAFCPTGCLGLKSDGSPYVQAPEKCIHCETCDRLCPDFAITGAKEK
- a CDS encoding 2-oxoacid:ferredoxin oxidoreductase subunit beta; this encodes MANIPLKVVHQYLRHDKKFPHVWCAGCSNGIVLGAIIRAIASMNLNQDEVVMVSGIGCSSRMPVYIDLNTLHTLHGRSIAFATGIKMHKPYMKVIVVTGDGDCTAIGGNHLIHAARRNIDLSVILINNNIYGMTGGQCSPTTPHEAIATTAPYGNIEPEFSICDLAMGAGASFVARTTAFHVVEMQNYFQAAMEHPGFSLIEVISACPVIYGRLNKKGGAPQMMKEFRDNSIPYTAVDKLPPEKVAGKIIRGILRKEIKPEYCAAYADLVARVADKGDEQ